In Aspergillus oryzae RIB40 DNA, chromosome 6, one genomic interval encodes:
- a CDS encoding ankyrin repeat protein (predicted protein) gives MAAILSLPSLPAKHEDFISWINKNQATPIAQLIKPYNEHEAVVRKLFAQEPSHPALRDNHLNIVPLYDTSGKTIVPSRPRDPSSESPDLQEKYVMPLKAESRRAYGDPAVVSSLEDFRNNFNIFSEGSLSDMDWNNVVVAGSAVVTCLMPVPEQYRGSKRALRQFYHDKYAPASDVDLFLYGLTEEQAIEKIKQIEDKIKNAILYETTTIRTKNTITIVSQYPTRHVQIVLRIYKSISEILTGFDVDCSCAAFDGKQVYASPRALAAYITQTNTIDLTRRSPSYENRLSKYSHRGFEIFCPQLERCRVDPTIYERSFSRTVGLARLLVLERLPKSSDRDAYLEQRREERGRPARQQQMRSLKSLNGNIKSDWEDEIPEWMEGDEYSDYHTMTIPYGPKFHAKRIERLVYTKDLLLNAEWNKPKDRDVNLHRHPAFFGNVEDVIHDCCGYCPEPVTPEEKEVAEKESKNYIAGDISFIKDDPGRQEIGSFNPITETDWTEMAYVGNTEQLCQAIVDHDLAAVKEWLSQDERDPNSRDYTGRTPLHLACMASTPEIVQCLVDHGARLISRLADGRTALHIAAARGSVEMIRILLHKSEENEAEEDKRQELRKAKAAQDSQHGADEAGSEPEDIETVGMEADATSYTSGSFVKVQKEGDDATSAEGLSEDENVQEPDIYDINAVSWDSHTSPLHLAILNGHVDVVEELVASFGADVLLPIKLLNSQGNSSRGAILTLVLTLQLPLEKAKAMTKKLLQLGASPAQADLKYNTPLHYIAASTYDDLIDVFLDQNKPVTMKAINHLAFVGYSWNPDAYSAFMTAINTKNPIGALKLLEAGAEPSIDFGKFVKSGQVLDSIRTNSSERNREIFRQNFTQPIVLAIQKELPEVALELVTRGVDPNTLSPDGYKVEDEDYVRDSLHGKSLLDCVRDKIKELQQYQGEVVDLNAPRPLEPDSFYLKDFEANTYQLWTAERELNKAKRSYEKSLKVYEQGISDSENRKGVESKLQTIRDLVEQFEKLETVLSEKGAKTFKELFPDLQQPDDEDESSSPNRDCDDPFELEFTFNISDLTDEKKDGYIKLFEAAWNGDLDTIRSLTLAMWGEGNEQPPLQIAITDSNRLSPFSIASLRGHLDVAKAILEIVQAQYKKEEHSGHERFEMCSDCSSEDSEDSGNPRIYSEVVDDKFTIDDIGEVATQVECHITPLEVLNWYCPKSEWFLSPDAMAKCRESPFGKPSNLLEYAIWMDDVKLLVFLLEMGEELTSKDTDSEFAAFGVPNKTVHLAIAEGRLRCLEELIRRTGADLPLDALVRESGVQVHEKPGYYQGLSIHGKKRADWAAAGRGQLQHHTNKSSPLLVSAVLGSLKSTEWYMSTAPSRHYVEFSKTHEQDHRLKLLAKSSSGIEKSLMSWLNAKSNLVLHCAILSTPTLESRRLVEYLVREVPECLETRSAGRYTPLALAYSLNRADYADILIKAGASQTVRDSRGNNLIHLLLCGIDGDTSGKPGNIKRLLGLLDPRLAPSLLVERSSDEPGSVTPFARWMHHAYFNGSDADRLIDIARILLEFAESTGQKHLELLDGTGNTPVHYAVKHELVQILELMMDRRPDLLYRENATGNTPLELEEDAWTLKATSEPPSFRTRDRSWNGRWITDANMVDVDPESFLPDLRPPEKSLRDVCHERASGRPEKRKLVTLNEANEVAKRLAAQKSSRWGQRQSQGFTETDQVARWCLVEMSFAKPMEHSLDLQDDKIPDPKHQERVPAIVTIENFRVLGLDPEDEDFYLNYPPERRKMTRRKVCILSTWYHKPCDANSTDQVDIRLVPMLAVLYLISHLDRANIGNAKIEGMMEDLNLDGIQWNIILSIFFVPYVLLGKFL, from the exons ATGGCAGCGATACTatctcttccatcattgccAGCGAAACACGAGGACTTTATTAGCTGGATCAACAAAAATCAGGCTACCCCAATTGCTCAGCTCATCAAGCCGTACAATGAGCATGAAGCGGTGGTACGTAAGCTGTTTGCTCAGGAGCCGTCGCATCCTGCGCTGCGGGACAATCACCTCAATATTGTACCGCTCTATGACACGAGTGGGAAGACCATTGTTCCAAGTCGGCCTCGTGATCCATCTTCAGAGTCACCCGACCTTCAGGAAAAATATGTTATGCCCCTGAAGGCAGAATCTCGTAGGGCTTATGGCGACCCTGCGGTGGTGTCGAGCTTGGAGGACTTCCGGAATAATTTCAACATCTTCTCGGAAGGATCTTTGAGTGACATGGACTGGAACAATGTCGTCGTCGCAGGAAGTGCCGTGGTGACTTGCCTCATGCCAGTCCCGGAACAGTACCGTGGCTCAAAACGCGCTTTACGACAGTTCTACCATGACAAGTACGCACCCGCGTCTGACGTTGACCTCTTCCTATATGGCTTGACGGAAGAACAAGCAATTGAAAAGATAAAACAGATTGAAGATAAGATCAAAAACGCCATTCTTTATGAGACAACAACCATACGAACCAAGAACACAATTACTATCGTCTCACAATACCCCACACGCCACGTGCAGATTGTCCTTCGTATATACAAGTCTATTTCGGAGATCCTGACCGGATTCGATGTTGACTGTTCTTGTGCCGCTTTCGATGGCAAGCAAGTTTATGCTTCACCACGTGCTCTTGCTGCATATATCACCCAGACGAATACGATCGATCTCACTAGACGCTCGCCGTCTTATGAGAACCGCCTTTCCAAATATTCACACCGAGGCTTTGAAATATTCTGTCCGCAGCTAGAGAGGTGCCGTGTTGATCCA ACGATTTATGAGAGGAGCTTTTCAAGGACTGTCGGCCTAGCGCGTCTTCTAGTTCTAGAAAGGTTGCCGAAGTCATCCGATAGGGACGCCTATCTAGAGCAGAGACGAGAGGAGCGCGGCCGTCCGGCTCGACAACAGCAAATGCGAAGCCTCAAGTCACTGAATGGTAATATTAAAAGTGATTGGGAAGACGAAATCCCTGAGTGGATGGAAGGGGATGAATATTCAGACTATCATACTATG ACGATTCCCTATGGGCCAAAGTTCCATGCTAAGAGGATTGAGCGACTGGTGTATACAAAAGACTTACTTCTCAATGCAGAATGGAACAAACCAAAAGACAGAGACGTCAATCTGCATCGGCATCCTGCATTCTTTGGTAACGTGGAGGATGTGATTCACGACTGCTGTGGTTATTGTCCTGAACCAGTGACCccggaagaaaaggaagtcgcagagaaagaaagcaagaacTATATAGCTGGGGACATCTCATTTATCAAAGATGATCCAGGACGCCAGGAAATTGGCAGCTTTAACCCCATTACAGAGACCGACTGGACAG AAATGGCTTATGTGGGTAACACTGAGCAACTATGCCAGGCTATAGTCGACCATGATCTCGCTGCTGTCAAGGAGTGGCTTTCTCAAGATGAAAGGGATCCTAACAGTCGCGACTATACTGGACGCACCCCGTTACATCTGGCTTGTATGGCTTCAACACCAGAAATTGTGCAATGCCTTGTCGACCACGGTGCTAGGTTAATCTCACGCTTGGCAGATGGCAGGACTGCTTTGCATATCGCAGCTGCTAGAGGGAGTGTTGAGATGATTAGAATACTGCTCCacaaaagcgaagaaaatgaagcagAGGAGGATAAAAGGCAGGAGCTTCgcaaagcaaaagcagcaCAAGATAGTCAGCATGGAGCTGACGAAGCAGGAAGCGAGCCAGAGGACATCGAAACAGTTGGTATGGAAGCAGACGCAACCTCGTACACGTCTGGGTCATTTGTCAAAGTCCAGAAAGAAGGTGACGATGCCACCAGCGCTGAGGGTCTTTCTGAAGATGAGAATGTGCAAGAACCAGATATCTATGATATAAATGCCGTGTCATGGGACAGCCATACATCTCCTCTACATCTTGCCATACTCAACGGCCACGTTGACGTGGTGGAAGAACTCGTCGCGTCCTTCGGAGCTGACGTGCTGCTCCCCATAAAGTTGCTGAACAGCCAGGGCAACAGCTCAAGAGGTGCAATTCTAACACTAGTACTAACGCTTCAACTCCCTctagaaaaagcaaaagcgaTGACCAAGAAGCTTCTGCAATTGGGCGCCTCGCCGGCCCAGGCCGACCTCAAATACAACACGCCATTGCACTACATTGCTGCCTCAACATATGACGACCTTATTGATGTCTTCCTCGATCAGAACAAACCAGTCACAATGAAAGCAATTAACCATCTCGCCTTTGTTGGATACTCCTGGAACCCTGATGCCTACTCTGCATTCATGACCGCAATCAATACAAAGAACCCAATCGGTGCGTTGAAGCTCCTCGAAGCTGGCGCCGAGCCCTCGATCGATTTCGGGAAGTTTGTGAAGTCTGGTCAGGTACTGGACAGCATACGTACAAACTCATCAGAAAGGAACCGTGAAATTTTCAGGCAGAACTTTACCCAGCCCATTGTCCTAGCTATTCAGAAAGAATTACCAGAAGTGGCTCTAGAGCTAGTGACGCGTGGCGTTGATCCGAACACACTATCGCCAGATGGATATAaagtcgaagatgaagactaCGTGCGCGATAGCCTCCACGGAAAATCTCTCCTGGACTGTGTCCGTGATAAGATCAAGGAATTGCAACAATACCAAGGCGAAGTGGTTGACTTAAATGCGCCACGGCCGCTTGAGCCTGATTCCTTCTACCTGAAAGATTTTGAAGCCAACACATATCAATTGTGGACAGCGGAGCGAGAATTGAACAAGGCAAAGAGGTCATACGAGAAAAGTCTGAAAGTATATGAACAAGGAATCAGTGATTCCGAGAACAGGAAAGGGGTCGAGTCGAAGCTGCAGACGATACGGGACCTAGTTGAACAATTCGAGAAACTAGAAACTGTCCTGTCCGAGAAAGGCGCCAAGACGTTCAAGGAATTGTTTCCCGATCTCCAACAaccggatgatgaggatgagtcATCATCGCCAAACAGGGACTGTGATGACCCTTTCGAGCTGGAGTTTACATTTAATATATCTGATCTTAcagatgaaaagaaggatggatATATCAAACT CTTTGAGGCAGCTTGGAATGGTGACTTAGACACCATTAGGTCTCTCACACTAGCCATGTGGGGTGAGGGCAATGAACAGCCTCCGTTGCAGATCGCTATAACAGACTCCAATAGACTCTCCCCATTTTCAATCGCATCACTTCGGGGTCACCTGGATGTGGCAAAAGCGATCTTGGAGATCGTTCAAGCACAGTATAAAAAAGAGGAACATAGTGGCCACGAGAGGTTTGAGATGTGCAGTGATTGCAGTAGTGAGGACTCGGAGGATAGTGGTAATCCTCGCATCTACAgcgaggttgttgatgacaAGTTCACCATAGACGACATCGGTGAAGTGGCCACGCAGGTGGAGTGCCATATTACTCCACTTGAGGTACTAAATTGGTATTGCCCAAAATCCGAATGGTTTTTGAGTCCTGATGCCATGGCTAAATGCCGCGAGAGCCCCTTTGGCAAGCCATCTAATCTTCTCGAATATGCCATTTGGATGGACGATGTCAAGTTGCTTGTCTTCTTACTTGAAATGGGAGAAGAATTGACTTCTAAAGATACCGATTCTGAATTCGCCGCTTTTGGAGTGCCGAATAAAACTGTCCATCTGGCTATAGCAGAGGGTCGACTCCGCTGCCTTGAAGAACTTATCAGGAGAACAGGAGCGGACCTTCCACTAGATGCTCTTGTCCGGGAAAGCGGCGTTCAGGTGCATGAAAAGCCAGGATACTACCAAGGGCTGTCTATCcatgggaagaagagagcagaCTGGGCAGCTGCTGGGCGCGGACAACTGCAGCACCACACGAATAAAAGCTCACCCTTGCTTGTTTCCGCCGTGCTAGGTAGTCTGAAGAGTACTGAATGGTACATGAGCACTGCTCCAAGCAGACATTACGTCGAATTTTCCAAGACCCACGAACAGGACCACAGGCTGAAGCTCCTAGCAAAGTCAAGCAGTGGCATTGAAAAGTCTCTCATGAGCTGGCTAAATGCAAAAA GCAATCTGGTCTTGCATTGCGCCATTCTTTCTACGCCAACATTGGAGTCCCGACGCCTTGTTGAGTATCTTGTTCGGGAGGTTCCGGAATGCCTCGAGACTAGGTCCGCGGGAAGATACACGCCACTGGCCCTGGCATACTCTTTGAATAGAGCAGATTATGCAGATATTCTTATCAAAGCAGGCGCAAGCCAGACAGTTCGCGATAGCAGAGGTAACAACCTCATACATCTGTTGCTGTGTGGAATTGATGGCGACACTTCAGGAAAGCCAGGCAATATCAAGAGACTCCTTGGCTTGCTTGATCCTCGATTGGCTCCTTCCTTACTAGTGGAACGCTCATCAGATGAACCGGGATCTGTCACCCCATTCGCCCGTTGGATGCATCACGCCTATTTTAACGGATCCGATGCAGATAGGCTGATTGATATCGCACGCATTCTCCTTGAGTTTGCCGAGAGCACAGGACAGAAACACTTGGAACTTCTTGATGGCACGGGTAATACACCTGTGCACTACGCAGTAAAGCATGAACTCGTCCAGATTCTCGAGCTGATGATGGACCGTCGTCCTGACTTGCTTTATCGTGAGAATGCCACTGGAAACACACCACTagagctggaagaggacGCTTGGACACTTAAAGCAACCTCGGAACCACCTAGCTTTCGAACTCGCGATCGATCTTGGAATGGCCGCTGGATAACGGATGCAAACATGGTTGATGTGGACCCAGAGTCCTTCCTTCCTGACTTACGCCCACCGGAGAAGAGCTTGCGCGACGTATGTCATGAAAGAGCTAGCGGCCGACCGGAAAAGCGGAAGCTAGTCACCTTAAATGAAGCGAACGAGGTGGCAAAGCGACTCGCCGCACAGAAGTCCAGTCGATGGGGACAACGTCAGAGCCAAGGGTTTACAGAAACGGATCAAGTAGCGAGATG GTGTCTGGTCGAAATGTCGTTTGCAAAGCCAATGGAACACTCCTTGGACCTCCAAGATGATAAGATTCCTGATCCTAAGCACCAAGAGCGGGTGCCCGCAATTGTTACTATTGAGAATTTCCGGGTCTTGGGATTAGAtccggaggatgaggactTTTATCTCAATTACCCCCCGgagcggaggaagatgactCGCCGCAAGGTTTGTATCCTCTCTACATGGTATCATAAGCCCTGCGATGCTAATTCAACTGACCAGGTCGATATCCGTCTCGTGCCGATGCTAGCAGTATTATATCTTATATCTCATCTCGATAGAGCGAACATCggaaatgcaaagatcgAAGGCATGATGGAAGATCTGAACCTTGATGGCATTCAATGGAACATCATATTGAGCATATTCTTTGTCCCATATGTCCTCCTTGGTAAGTTTTTGTAG
- a CDS encoding hydroxymethylglutaryl-CoA lyase (isopropylmalate/homocitrate/citramalate synthases), whose product MTADVAYYTCLYITAYNGDHIYLISGHLPTDLRPDAAPAMKDPRGAVRIVEVGPRDGLQNIKDHVPTSVKIELIRRLRGTGLRTIELTSIVSPRAVPQLSDCRDVLRTEVIKSLREEPNIRLPVLVPNMKGLDIALEYDVKEVAVFISATEGFSKANINCTVQEGLERARNIAEKATSCGLTVRGYVSCIFSDPFDGPTAPSAVLRCVRELLEMGCYEVSLGDTLGVGCPDKVRSLLTYLEEHDVSLELLAGHFHDTYGQAVANTWEAYNCGLRVFDSSISGLGGCPYAPGAKGNVATEDLVYMFHNAGIDTGLDMLKLVETGLWISTRLSRENASRAGIALANTHGLAC is encoded by the exons ATGACCGCAGATGTTGCTTACTACACCTGTCTCTATATCACTGCGTACAATGGCGACCACATTTACTTGATCAGTGGACATTTGCCAactgat TTGCGCCCGGATGCCGCACCCGCTATGAAAGACCCTAGAGGCGCCGTGCGTATCGTGGAAGTAGGACCGCGGGACGGCCTACAGAACATCAAAGACCATGTGCCAACGTCAGTAAAAATCGAGTTGATTCGACGACTCCGCGGAACGGGTCTGCGAACCATCGAGTTGACGTCGATAGTCTCCCCTCGAGCGGTTCCACAGTTATCGGACTGTCGAGATGTGCTGCGCACGGAAGTTATCAAGTCACTGAGGGAGGAACCTAATATCCGTCTTCCGGTATTAGTTCCTAATATGAAGGGTCTGGATATAGCACTCGAATATGATGTAAAGGAGGTTGCGGTCTTTATCAGCGCCACAGAAGGGTTTAGTAAGGCCAACATCAACTGCACTGTGCAGGAGGGTTTAGAAAGAGCGAGGAATATTGCAGAGAAGGCTACCAGCTGTGGCCTGACTGTCAGGGG ATATGTATCGTGTATATTTTCCGACCCTTTTGACGGCCCGACTGCGCCATCCGCAGTGCTTCGCTGCGTGAGGGAGCTGCTCGAGATGGGATGCTATGAGGTTAGCCTTGGGGATACACTAGGTGTCGGCTGCCCCGATAAAGTAAGAAGTCTTTTGACGTATCTGGAGGAACATGACGTCTCTCTCGAGCTGCTGGCGGGCCATTTCCACGATACATACGGTCAAGCTGTAGCCAACACCTGGGAAGCATATAACTGTGGTCTTCGTGTGTTTGATAGTAGTATCAGCGGCTTGGGAGGTTGCCCTTATGCACCGGGCGCCAAGGGAAATGTTGCCACGGAAGACCTAGTATACATGTTTCACAATGCGGGTATTGACACCGGCCTTGATATGCTCAAGCTGGTCGAAACTGGCCTGTGGATATCCACAAGATTGTCAAGAGAGAATGCAAGCCGGGCTGGAATAGCGCTCGCGAATACCCACGGACTG GCCTGCTAA
- a CDS encoding putative cholinesterase (carboxylesterase type B), whose amino-acid sequence MQLQTLAGFLLLCSPSLAAPTATGPPSTSSLGPLRALNYNNLGPENNGTAAVLVYDELSNTEAQARCAAIGESLYPLGSASQSERTEIDYQLAYLVFSGDIHSDSRFWVATGDSSKECQAYSQGQKRLVSASCSSKLPVICTSSVPPSTDKDRTAIDSSKIIVKAENYTLTGYRDARSFRFLGVPFADAPVKELRFAPPKPFSGPKKRDATKVGDSCVQAQSAFGTLGNGGISEDCLYLNVFTPILPAGSSDNSTRKPVAVYFYGGAFVSGSASMIDYDGGNFASRNDVVVVTVNYRVGALGWLTTGNLTTGNYGTRDQILALKWVNRHIAAFGGDPSQVTIFGQSAGGQSVVALLSSTAARGLFSGAIAQSAPVDLPWFTRDVYADAIVPELSKAVGCNQTTSEKELLSCLRSVPATKFISNTTEFQQAQAAWVKTLASDYLHVSQLLAAIEPLMPIVDPRGGVIDDQFDKLLASERLPNRVPTMFTTVTDEASLYVAQSVPALGASQTALNTLFTAAFPAKLAESLISSNAFPINMSDPDSTRNVAADALTHSEWSCAQSYLLRKGGDRVFPQLYEVELTRGHIQTNVSVPEVCSPNNNYNASCHASDVLPVWGTLNSKTRNVDPYYDQDDILHSQLLNDVFGSFFRTRNPNPDQAFLQVRGPAYASTYDIFVTNGYRVPEYRPEQRNVSLLGMPPSWIDNPGLSRKCAVFEDYGFTFQNANFTA is encoded by the coding sequence ATGCAGTTGCAGACTCTCGCCGGTTTCCTACTTCTCTGCTCGCCATCGCTGGCAGCTCCGACCGCTACAGGTCCTCCAAGTACGAGCTCGCTAGGGCCTCTGCGCGCATTGAACTACAACAACCTCGGCCCTGAGAACAATGGAACTGCAGCAGTACTCGTATACGACGAATTGTCTAACACAGAGGCGCAAGCGCGCTGCGCTGCTATTGGGGAGAGCCTCTACCCACTCGGGTCCGCCTCTCAGTCTGAGCGCACTGAGATAGACTACCAGCTTGCCTACCTCGTTTTTTCAGGAGATATTCATTCCGATAGCCGTTTCTGGGTAGCCACTGGTGATTCATCAAAAGAGTGTCAAGCATATTCTCAAGGACAAAAGCGGTTGGTATCAGCATCTTGCAGCTCCAAGCTCCCCGTAATTTGCACATCTAGTGTGCCGCCAAGCACCGACAAAGATAGAACTGCCATCGACTCGTCCAAGATCATCGTCAAAGCGGAGAACTACACCCTGACTGGCTATCGCGACGCACGATCGTTTCGGTTTCTTGGTGTTCCTTTCGCAGATGCCCCGGTGAAAGAGTTGCGCTTCGCACCTCCAAAACCTTTCTCTGGCCCTAAGAAACGCGATGCGACCAAAGTGGGCGATAGCTGTGTTCAAGCCCAGTCGGCGTTTGGTACGCTGGGGAATGGAGGCATTTCCGAAGACTGTCTCTACCTCAATGTCTTTACACCCATCTTGCCTGCGGGTTCATCCGATAACTCAACCCGCAAGCCTGTCGCCGTGTATTTCTACGGCGGTGCATTCGTCAGTGGCAGCGCGTCTATGATCGACTACGACGGCGGAAACTTCGCCAGTCGGAACGATGTCGTGGTTGTTACTGTCAACTATCGAGTAGGAGCACTGGGCTGGTTGACAACTGGTAACCTCACAACCGGAAACTACGGCACAAGAGACCAGATCCTCGCACTGAAATGGGTCAACAGGCATATCGCAGCCTTCGGTGGAGATCCATCCCAGGTCACCATCTTCGGCCAGTCCGCCGGCGGGCAGAGCGTTGTCGCACTGCTCTCCTCAACCGCCGCCCGAGGTCTTTTCTCCGGAGCCATCGCTCAATCAGCACCGGTAGACTTGCCCTGGTTCACGCGCGATGTCTACGCAGACGCCATTGTGCCAGAACTATCCAAGGCTGTGGGCTGCAATCAAACCACATCCGAGAAGGAGCTCCTATCCTGCCTGCGATCCGTCCCAGCAACCAAATTCATAAGCAACACCACAGAATTTCAACAGGCACAGGCCGCTTGGGTTAAGACTCTCGCCTCGGACTATCTCCATGTCAGCCAGCTACTCGCTGCCATCGAGCCGCTCATGCCCATAGTCGACCCTCGCGGCGGGGTAATCGACGATCAATTCGACAAACTCCTCGCAAGCGAACGCCTTCCCAACCGTGTCCCGACCATGTTCACAACGGTCACCGACGAAGCCTCCCTCTACGTTGCCCAATCTGTGCCCGCCCTCGGCGCAAGCCAAACGGCGCTCAACACGTTGTTCACGGCCGCCTTCCCCGCCAAACTGGCTGAATCGCTCATCAGCTCCAACGCCTTCCCCATCAACATGTCCGACCCAGACAGCACGCGCAACGTCGCCGCAGATGCCCTCACCCACAGCGAATGGAGCTGTGCACAGTCCTACCTCCTCCGCAAAGGCGGCGACCGTGTCTTTCCCCAGCTCTACGAAGTCGAGCTCACAAGAGGCCACATCCAGACCAACGTCTCCGTGCCTGAGGTCTGCTCTCCAAACAACAACTATAACGCCAGCTGCCACGCCTCAGACGTGCTCCCCGTCTGGGGAACCCTCAACAGCAAGACTCGCAACGTAGACCCCTACTACGACCAGGATGATATCCTCCATTCGCAGCTGCTCAACGATGTCTTCGGCTCCTTCTTCCGCACCCGTAACCCGAACCCGGACCAGGCCTTCTTGCAGGTCCGTGGCCCCGCCTATGCGTCTACATATGATATTTTCGTGACGAACGGGTACCGGGTGCCTGAGTATCGGCCTGAGCAGCGGAATGTCAGTTTGTTGGGTATGCCGCCCTCTTGGATTGATAATCCCGGTCTCTCGAGGAAGTGTGCTGTCTTTGAGGATTATGGATTTACGTTTCAGAATGCCAACTTTACGGCTTAA
- a CDS encoding uncharacterized protein (predicted protein) has protein sequence MSSVHNEGADFWGVLINPDKSPTPLLEQLCLGIAQVMTSFDEFATTDLTPDRLAAFYRKVGGNYDVLFLETRPSALSFIYQRLGCFHSIQPTNDPYKPPSIPALQPNGFVRWQTIQLLLDPDEHSRWLQNAVDLWDIKTPNGRTFPKMIPRGAFPAEPDPEMVQWHEEVSRRFELDYWKKNILRSSPPNFAPYHSYFSQKDVPTHKEDEPPRSQRRTTPHRQEPTTASERRNPHKHRQRRNDDKPSSTTRRVQSTYFPRQSENFDTGYTSRPSSPPLRAKESTKSRTRERPQAYGRSVSPGAVPGLPGQIDTATIAIYHHRECPIRVVTRTKHTPADLERNYLPILTNTPHTPIHLTPIQEDYTTPMGREECATPKHITMNRSSTEHQALDSAIASLATRRPLFHLAAKCPYSPACILVTPALAIPTSSIPIQTSSQ, from the exons ATGTCCTCCGTCCACAATGAGGGCGCCGATTTTTGGGGAGTGTTGATTAACCCCGACAAGAGCCCCACCCCGTTACTCGAACAACTGTGCTTGGGGATTGCGCAGGTAATG ACTTCCTTCGACGAGTTCGCGACAACGGACCTGACCCCCGATCGCCTGGCAGCGTTTTACCGAAAGGTCGGCGGTAACTACGACGTCCTATTCCTCGAAACGAGGCCTTCTGCTCTTTCGTTCATATACCAGCGCCTAGGATGTTTCCACAGCATTCAGCCTACCAACGATCCCTACAAACCACCCTCTATCCCCGCTTTGCAGCCAAATGGCTTTGTGCGATGGCAAACAattcagcttcttctcgaCCCCGACGAGCACTCGAGATGGTTACAGAATGCTGTTGATTTGTGGGACATTAAGACTCCCAATGGTAGAACTTTCCCTAAGATGATCCCTAGAGGGGCTTTCCCAGCGGAACCCGATCCGGAGATGGTACAGTGGCATGAAGAAGTCAGCCGACGGTTCGAGCTTGACTactggaagaagaatatcctgcGCTCCTCCCCTCCTAATTTCGCTCCTTACCATTCATACTTCAGCCAGAAGGATGTACCGACCCacaaagaagatgaaccaCCTCGAAGTCAGCGCCGAACAACCCCTCACCGTCAAGAGCCTACTACCGCAAGTGAACGTCGAAACCCCCATAAACACCGTCAACGACGAAACGACGACAAGCCTTCCTCCACTACTCGCAGGGTACAATCTACATACTTTCCGCGACAATCGGAAAACTTCGATACCGGGTATACGTCTCgaccatcatctccaccgTTGCGGGCGAAAGAGTCCACCAAGTCGCGTACGCGCGAGCGCCCACAGGCTTATGGGCGATCTGTGAGTCCCGGAGCAGTACCAGG CCTCCCAGGTCAGATCGATACAGCTACCATCGCAATCTATCACCACCGCGAGTGTCCCATACGCGTCGTCACTCGCACGAAGCATACGCCCGCCGACCTCGAAAGGAATTATCTCCCGATCCTCACCAACACCCCACATACCCCGATACATCTCACTCCAATCCAGGAAGATTATACGACTCCGATGGGGCGCGAAGAGTGCGCCACGCCAAAGCATATAACGATGAACCGCTCCAGCACAGAGCATCAGGCGTTGGATTCCGCGATCGCGTCGTTAGCGACCCGCCGCCCACTTTTCCACCTGGCCGCGAAGTGCCCGTATTCACCCGCATGCATTCTCGTTACGCCGGCACTGGCGATACCTACATCGTCCATCCCCATCCAGACCTCGAGCCAATGA